Proteins found in one Candidatus Zixiibacteriota bacterium genomic segment:
- a CDS encoding MauE/DoxX family redox-associated membrane protein yields the protein MRRIIDNDYLTMFSRLLIGGIFIYSSIYKIVEPGAFAKSIWFYHLVLGNTINVMALILPWLELFLGLGLIFGIWYRGSVLWANLLTLVFIAALASAIQRGLSIDCGCFKASKAATGSAWKALLFDFGMILFTLQMVFSRSRKWMYCR from the coding sequence ATGCGTCGAATAATAGACAACGATTATCTGACCATGTTCTCTCGACTGCTTATCGGCGGGATTTTTATTTATTCTTCCATATATAAAATTGTTGAACCGGGCGCGTTTGCAAAATCCATCTGGTTTTATCACCTTGTGCTGGGAAATACGATAAATGTTATGGCGCTCATTCTGCCATGGTTGGAATTGTTTCTTGGACTGGGATTGATTTTTGGGATATGGTACCGAGGGTCGGTTCTATGGGCTAATTTGCTGACGCTTGTATTTATTGCCGCTCTGGCATCAGCTATTCAGCGCGGACTTAGTATCGATTGCGGATGTTTTAAGGCATCAAAAGCGGCGACAGGCAGCGCATGGAAAGCCTTGCTTTTCGATTTCGGAATGATACTCTTTACATTGCAGATGGTCTTCAGTCGGTCGCGCAAGTGGATGTATTGCCGTTAG
- a CDS encoding type II secretion system F family protein, which produces MPLNYKYRAMSQDGSTLQGVLFAHNSEQVEQHLAERNLRPIRIEAVSAQSSSFLSSMFNKIDYEKLIMFTNGLSTMYKAGIPLVRALSIIRIGPVEGRFNTIIDELRSAVQSGRQLSEAMSDHADAFSSVYTSSIAAGEESGKLEYTLDELAVMLEAEMEITRQVKSALRYPLIVIAVLALAFIVILTFVVPRFVDFFAAFDSELPLPTRILIYTGVFFKSYWYLLLALCGSAIFGFNKLISHEPGRLWVDRQLLRIPILGELIIKGNVARFSFMFRILFRSGLPLVNCLRVLSSTVKNAALGHEIKKLEELFRKGKDLESATDTFKWFPKQALYMMAIGLESGSLETMLNEIGSHYAKQVSYTSRQLTAIIEPLLTVVLGGFVLLIALAIFLPMWNLIKVVGQ; this is translated from the coding sequence ATGCCGTTAAATTATAAATATCGTGCAATGAGCCAAGATGGCTCCACTCTGCAAGGCGTCCTTTTCGCCCATAACTCTGAGCAAGTCGAACAGCACTTGGCCGAGCGCAATTTGCGGCCCATCCGCATTGAAGCCGTGTCCGCTCAAAGTTCCTCGTTTCTCTCATCCATGTTCAACAAAATCGACTATGAAAAGTTGATTATGTTCACCAACGGCCTTTCGACCATGTACAAGGCCGGTATTCCGCTTGTGCGGGCGTTGTCGATTATCCGCATCGGCCCGGTCGAAGGTCGCTTTAACACGATCATCGATGAACTCCGATCTGCCGTTCAGTCTGGCAGGCAATTATCCGAAGCAATGAGCGACCACGCCGATGCCTTCTCAAGCGTCTATACTTCGTCCATAGCGGCAGGCGAAGAGTCCGGAAAACTCGAGTATACCCTCGATGAACTTGCTGTCATGCTCGAAGCCGAGATGGAAATAACCCGCCAGGTGAAATCGGCACTACGCTACCCCCTGATCGTTATCGCAGTACTGGCATTGGCCTTTATTGTCATCCTGACCTTTGTCGTGCCTCGTTTTGTAGACTTCTTTGCGGCCTTCGATTCCGAGCTTCCCCTGCCCACACGGATATTGATTTACACCGGGGTCTTCTTCAAAAGCTATTGGTATCTCCTCCTTGCCCTTTGCGGATCGGCTATCTTCGGATTCAATAAACTCATCTCCCATGAGCCCGGCAGGTTATGGGTCGACCGCCAGCTTCTCAGGATTCCCATTCTTGGTGAATTAATTATCAAAGGAAATGTAGCGCGCTTCTCCTTCATGTTTCGCATTCTCTTTCGCTCCGGCCTGCCTCTTGTCAACTGCCTACGCGTCCTTTCGTCAACGGTCAAAAATGCCGCCCTTGGCCATGAGATAAAAAAACTCGAAGAACTATTCCGAAAAGGAAAAGACCTCGAATCTGCAACTGACACCTTCAAATGGTTCCCAAAACAAGCCCTGTACATGATGGCTATCGGGCTTGAGTCCGGAAGTCTTGAAACAATGTTAAACGAAATCGGGAGCCATTACGCCAAACAAGTCAGCTACACCTCACGCCAGCTTACAGCCATTATAGAACCCTTGCTCACTGTCGTGCTTGGCGGCTTTGTGCTCCTAATCGCCTTGGCAATCTTTCTCCCTATGTGGAATCTGATCAAAGTCGTAGGGCAGTGA
- a CDS encoding prepilin-type N-terminal cleavage/methylation domain-containing protein — translation MSELQPILKMKQQINISTGGMMSFSRISNKRGFTLVELVIIIVVLGILAAVAIPKYQDLTGQAKDAAGRATLGSLRSGVSIFYANAAITTGTASWPTLSELGTVNTVMATSIPKNPYQVNANAPDSIVTGVTRGTVVGTRGGWAYKPTTGEVWLNTSTTGENLW, via the coding sequence ATGTCTGAATTGCAGCCGATACTAAAAATGAAACAGCAAATAAACATATCTACAGGAGGAATGATGTCATTCTCAAGGATTTCTAACAAACGCGGTTTTACGCTTGTAGAACTTGTCATCATCATCGTGGTACTTGGCATTTTGGCCGCAGTCGCCATACCAAAGTACCAGGATCTCACCGGCCAGGCCAAAGACGCCGCGGGTCGCGCCACGCTTGGCTCACTCAGATCGGGTGTCTCTATTTTCTATGCGAATGCAGCCATTACCACCGGTACTGCAAGCTGGCCGACACTCTCCGAGCTTGGAACGGTGAACACCGTGATGGCCACTTCCATCCCGAAAAACCCTTACCAAGTAAATGCCAACGCCCCTGACTCAATCGTAACTGGCGTTACAAGAGGGACCGTTGTCGGAACTCGCGGCGGTTGGGCCTACAAGCCAACGACAGGCGAAGTCTGGTTGAATACCAGCACAACAGGCGAAAACCTCTGGTAG
- a CDS encoding lysylphosphatidylglycerol synthase transmembrane domain-containing protein: MNQRDKKMFYLIVGGAISIIFLWGLFYNINLKELGRALKEANYYWLIPNIALIVFTMYQRAYRWQIMMSPIKVVAYRKLLSATCIGFMANNVLPLRLGEFVRAYSISNQDKEVTKSASLATIFVERMVFDLVALLIIFGGVFTIAHPILGNKFNLGLVLALSVAFAGILFMLVLAMKPAKSGKLIVRYLPFLPSGMKERVESTIIKFSRGFEFIKSPKKLAGVGVQTAFIWLVMGVSNYFVFLAFNFDLPLSASFVLLVTVSLSILIPSSPGFIGVYHAAVTLTLSIYKISAEQALSFALVLHAAQYIPITLLGFYYLKKEHLSLKELEEEATEDL, from the coding sequence ATGAATCAACGCGATAAAAAAATGTTCTATCTCATTGTCGGCGGAGCTATTTCCATCATTTTTCTCTGGGGTTTATTTTATAATATAAATCTCAAAGAACTTGGGCGGGCGCTTAAAGAAGCCAATTATTACTGGCTCATCCCAAACATCGCATTGATTGTGTTCACCATGTACCAGCGAGCGTACCGTTGGCAGATTATGATGTCTCCAATTAAAGTTGTCGCCTATAGAAAACTGCTCTCGGCAACCTGCATCGGTTTTATGGCCAATAATGTTCTTCCGTTGAGGCTGGGTGAATTCGTCCGTGCCTATTCGATTTCCAATCAGGATAAAGAGGTAACCAAATCGGCGTCGCTTGCGACAATATTTGTCGAGCGAATGGTCTTCGATCTGGTCGCTTTGCTCATCATTTTTGGCGGCGTGTTTACAATCGCCCATCCTATTCTTGGAAATAAGTTCAATCTCGGACTTGTGCTGGCGCTCTCTGTAGCCTTTGCGGGTATTTTGTTCATGCTCGTGCTGGCAATGAAGCCGGCCAAGTCCGGAAAGCTTATCGTGCGCTATCTGCCATTCCTGCCTTCAGGAATGAAGGAAAGAGTTGAGAGCACAATCATTAAGTTTTCTCGGGGTTTTGAATTTATAAAAAGCCCTAAGAAATTGGCCGGGGTGGGAGTTCAGACAGCTTTTATCTGGCTGGTGATGGGAGTATCCAACTATTTTGTTTTTTTAGCGTTCAATTTCGATCTCCCGCTTTCGGCGTCGTTTGTCCTGCTTGTGACAGTCTCGCTCTCAATTCTGATTCCGTCATCGCCCGGCTTCATCGGGGTGTATCATGCCGCGGTCACGCTAACTTTGAGCATTTATAAAATTTCTGCTGAGCAGGCGCTTTCATTTGCGCTTGTGCTCCATGCCGCGCAGTACATTCCGATTACCCTGTTGGGTTTTTACTATCTCAAAAAAGAGCATCTCTCGCTGAAAGAGCTTGAGGAAGAAGCGACTGAGGATTTGTAG
- a CDS encoding LuxR C-terminal-related transcriptional regulator, whose product MARKEFEFAEVLVDRLFLESFSNENSAYYKAGEESPGKARLDSFHSRLQWHINHSLSARQKQVIKAFLNGKKERQIADELGIKQQVVNIYKHRAINKLGKLLIS is encoded by the coding sequence ATGGCTCGCAAGGAATTTGAATTTGCAGAGGTCTTAGTCGATCGGCTCTTTCTTGAGTCGTTTTCGAATGAAAACTCGGCGTATTATAAAGCCGGAGAAGAAAGTCCCGGGAAGGCGAGGCTCGACTCATTTCACAGCCGACTGCAGTGGCATATCAATCACTCGCTCTCGGCACGTCAAAAACAGGTGATAAAAGCCTTTCTCAATGGCAAAAAAGAGCGGCAGATAGCGGACGAACTTGGGATCAAGCAACAAGTCGTGAATATCTATAAGCATAGGGCTATCAATAAGTTAGGTAAGCTCCTGATCTCCTGA
- a CDS encoding glycosyltransferase family 4 protein, whose amino-acid sequence MNILALNWNDLKNPFGGGAEVHLEELLRRLVQYGHAVTLFCSGWKGCLPEETIEGIRIIRRGNRYHFNLIAPIHLRKLVKTGNFDVLVEDINKIPFYTPLYLDIKTLVVVPHLFATTVYHEVNPVLATYVYLAEKPFAKVYKGRQINVISESTAEDIIARGIPNEDVSVIHCGVDRTIYSYDPAVKKYEQPTLLYLGRIKKYKSIQHLITAFAGVKKQLPEARLMVVGSGDYLGELKALTRSLGLEASVDFPGFVTLANKVERMRRAHAAVLPSLKEGWGLTNIEVNSVGTVAVAANTPGLRDSVKDNESGLLYEYGNIQQLTDTLLKVLQDSAYRQRLEQGGLLWAETFNWDSAAKKFETLLMRVAGMQNERYESTR is encoded by the coding sequence GTGAATATTCTCGCGCTGAATTGGAATGATTTAAAAAATCCATTCGGCGGCGGGGCAGAAGTCCACCTTGAGGAATTGCTCCGACGGCTTGTACAGTATGGACACGCGGTTACACTTTTCTGCTCAGGTTGGAAGGGATGTCTGCCGGAGGAAACTATAGAAGGAATCAGGATTATCAGGAGGGGGAACAGGTACCATTTCAATCTGATTGCGCCCATTCATCTGCGAAAACTGGTCAAGACTGGCAATTTTGACGTCCTTGTGGAAGACATTAATAAGATTCCTTTTTATACTCCGCTCTATTTGGATATCAAGACACTTGTGGTTGTTCCGCATCTTTTCGCTACGACTGTTTACCATGAGGTAAATCCTGTGCTTGCGACCTACGTCTACCTTGCAGAAAAGCCATTTGCGAAAGTGTACAAGGGACGGCAGATCAATGTCATCTCCGAATCGACAGCCGAGGATATAATTGCGAGAGGTATACCCAACGAGGATGTGTCCGTAATTCATTGCGGTGTTGACCGGACTATTTATTCTTATGATCCCGCAGTGAAAAAATATGAGCAGCCGACATTATTGTACCTTGGTCGCATAAAGAAATATAAATCGATTCAGCATCTTATTACTGCCTTTGCCGGCGTAAAGAAGCAACTTCCTGAGGCGCGACTCATGGTTGTCGGTAGCGGCGACTATCTTGGTGAACTAAAAGCTCTGACTCGTTCCCTCGGATTGGAGGCATCAGTTGACTTTCCAGGCTTTGTCACTCTTGCAAATAAGGTCGAGCGAATGCGCCGCGCCCATGCCGCAGTATTGCCATCGCTCAAGGAGGGCTGGGGATTGACCAATATCGAGGTCAATTCTGTGGGGACTGTGGCTGTTGCGGCCAATACCCCGGGCCTGCGCGACTCAGTCAAAGATAATGAATCTGGACTGTTGTACGAGTATGGTAACATCCAGCAGTTGACGGATACGTTGCTCAAAGTTCTCCAAGATAGCGCGTATCGGCAAAGGCTCGAACAGGGTGGACTTTTATGGGCCGAGACATTTAATTGGGACAGTGCGGCCAAAAAGTTTGAAACATTGTTGATGCGGGTAGCAGGGATGCAAAACGAGCGGTATGAATCAACGCGATAA
- a CDS encoding prepilin-type N-terminal cleavage/methylation domain-containing protein: MTAFNSNRFSGLDQGGFTLIEIVITMIVVGILAAVAIPKFSTMTDSSKIIATKEELTTLKKGIIGNPATISGGELIDRGYEGDNGFAPSQLLDLAKKPDSVSPYNRLTRLGWNGPYIDSSGGVYLKDAWGNNYIYSLSSRYILSVNGTDSIKVTF, encoded by the coding sequence ATGACAGCCTTCAACTCAAATCGTTTCTCTGGTCTCGATCAGGGTGGATTCACTCTGATCGAGATTGTTATTACCATGATTGTTGTGGGCATTCTGGCGGCTGTCGCCATACCCAAATTTTCCACTATGACTGATTCGTCAAAAATAATCGCAACCAAGGAAGAGTTGACCACACTCAAGAAGGGGATAATTGGAAACCCTGCAACCATTTCCGGTGGTGAGTTAATCGACCGCGGCTATGAAGGGGATAACGGATTTGCTCCCTCCCAGCTTCTTGACCTTGCAAAAAAGCCCGACTCTGTTTCTCCATATAACCGCCTGACAAGACTCGGCTGGAACGGACCCTACATCGACAGTTCAGGCGGCGTTTACCTCAAAGATGCCTGGGGGAACAATTACATTTACTCCTTGAGTTCACGTTATATACTTTCGGTCAACGGAACCGACAGTATCAAGGTCACATTCTAA
- a CDS encoding rhodanese-like domain-containing protein produces MLKQAIYLFLISSAFGLGINLVSPNKIDVVGDYRELLTGEGPIVPPSAQEGDPPFIDISVAQMEFTAKTSLFVDARDTAEFNCGTIPGSIHIPFDYLPEGDLGVHFDSTLAQVSKERLMIVFCSGEECDLSLHLARNLQQEGYTGVSIFFGGAREWAKVGLTLEKRAECVE; encoded by the coding sequence ATGCTTAAGCAGGCTATTTATCTTTTTCTAATCTCCTCGGCCTTCGGCTTGGGTATCAATCTTGTTTCCCCCAACAAAATCGATGTTGTAGGCGATTACCGCGAATTGTTGACAGGAGAAGGGCCGATAGTGCCGCCTTCGGCACAAGAGGGAGACCCGCCATTTATTGATATCAGTGTTGCACAGATGGAATTCACGGCTAAAACCTCGCTTTTTGTCGATGCCCGTGATACGGCCGAATTCAACTGCGGAACAATCCCCGGCTCAATTCATATTCCCTTTGACTATCTGCCTGAGGGAGATTTAGGAGTTCACTTTGATTCAACATTAGCCCAGGTCTCGAAAGAGCGCCTTATGATCGTCTTTTGCTCGGGTGAAGAGTGTGATTTGTCGCTTCATCTGGCGCGGAATCTTCAGCAGGAAGGTTATACGGGCGTCTCGATATTTTTTGGAGGGGCGAGAGAGTGGGCCAAGGTCGGATTGACGCTTGAAAAGAGGGCTGAATGCGTCGAATAA
- the pilM gene encoding pilus assembly protein PilM, whose amino-acid sequence MDTPSTDQLESEIKELSAAVSLPADSSNIEIPLKASRDLAVGRHLSFAINDESIEMAASIRIAGRTKLLTARKYTFPSSDNSRDHHKSETLTAISNFAKEYGGRKPIITLVVSGPSTISRNMIMPKLNGKDLDSAILFEAKRQIPFRIEDCYFSYRVISEIKGPALSKVKVALVACLKNLIDKQLALFGEFKFEVARIVHGQEALANLLPFIGGFDSSKSYSLLDIQKHRSLISYYRGNTLEFSHIISLGSSFLAHREDATMFEYFAESLAGEIQNSIDYYTGQHTTGFGNSVYVHGDLSTSSEFIDLLSDRFGFDFKQFPVQELSFGNSKSEGLKSLPLCLAAAAPTVARIRPANLLPPIRLAKLALKKINRLCATALILVVISLTFALFSQQQRFADAQTNHETLKISVAELQNSELYKTYHALQKQIAMDEAYLLAAEAPLSFLGENLKELSIITPTGIRLYDFEARNDQTEQNFYFSGVASSLLTPPEIMVAEYVQILEASLFYENVTVVRFHKKKVGERFELDFQIAMKGRV is encoded by the coding sequence ATGGATACTCCTTCAACAGACCAGCTTGAGAGCGAAATCAAAGAACTCTCAGCCGCAGTATCTCTCCCCGCTGATTCGTCAAACATAGAAATACCTCTCAAGGCCTCAAGAGACTTGGCTGTTGGCCGGCACCTGAGCTTTGCCATCAACGATGAATCAATCGAGATGGCGGCATCAATCCGCATCGCAGGCCGCACCAAATTGCTGACTGCCAGAAAATACACGTTCCCCTCATCAGACAACTCACGGGATCATCATAAATCTGAAACGCTTACAGCTATCAGCAATTTTGCCAAAGAGTATGGCGGACGAAAACCGATTATAACGCTCGTGGTCAGCGGGCCGAGCACTATCTCGCGCAATATGATAATGCCAAAGCTCAATGGGAAAGATCTTGACTCAGCCATTCTCTTTGAAGCCAAAAGACAAATTCCCTTTCGCATCGAAGATTGCTATTTCAGTTACCGTGTCATTTCCGAAATCAAAGGCCCCGCTCTATCAAAAGTGAAAGTTGCCCTTGTCGCCTGCCTCAAGAACCTTATTGACAAACAATTAGCGTTATTTGGTGAATTTAAATTTGAAGTTGCGCGGATAGTTCATGGCCAGGAAGCGCTTGCCAATCTTCTCCCTTTTATTGGAGGATTCGATTCTTCAAAAAGCTACTCGTTGCTCGATATTCAGAAGCACCGTTCGCTGATTTCGTATTACCGGGGTAATACTCTTGAGTTTTCACACATCATTTCCCTCGGCTCATCCTTTCTTGCCCATCGCGAAGATGCCACCATGTTTGAATATTTCGCAGAGTCCCTTGCCGGTGAAATTCAGAATTCCATCGATTACTACACCGGCCAACACACAACCGGCTTCGGTAACTCCGTCTATGTCCATGGTGATCTATCGACCAGCAGCGAGTTTATTGACCTGCTGAGCGATAGGTTCGGATTTGATTTCAAACAATTTCCCGTCCAAGAACTTTCCTTTGGAAACTCAAAAAGCGAAGGTCTGAAATCTCTCCCCCTTTGCCTTGCCGCCGCTGCCCCGACAGTTGCCCGCATACGGCCCGCCAACCTCCTCCCCCCGATTCGACTTGCCAAGTTAGCGCTCAAAAAAATCAATCGGCTATGTGCCACTGCGCTTATCCTCGTCGTCATAAGTTTGACATTTGCACTCTTTTCGCAACAGCAACGGTTTGCTGACGCGCAGACCAATCATGAGACCCTCAAAATATCCGTAGCCGAACTGCAAAACTCTGAACTCTATAAAACCTACCATGCCCTCCAGAAGCAGATTGCCATGGACGAAGCCTATCTTCTGGCCGCCGAGGCCCCGCTGAGTTTTCTCGGAGAAAACCTCAAAGAGTTGAGCATTATCACACCGACTGGAATACGGTTGTATGACTTCGAAGCCCGCAATGACCAGACCGAACAAAATTTTTATTTCTCTGGCGTGGCTTCGTCTTTACTCACACCGCCCGAAATAATGGTAGCCGAGTATGTTCAGATACTCGAAGCCTCGTTGTTCTATGAGAACGTCACAGTGGTTCGCTTTCATAAAAAGAAAGTCGGGGAACGTTTCGAGCTCGATTTTCAAATTGCCATGAAAGGCCGCGTATGA
- a CDS encoding ZIP family metal transporter encodes MNSELLQQTGLLFLVTIVGGMIPFVRRWSDEALHMFLAIGAGVFLGAVFVHLLPEVMSHDLPKETGIAVLFGFLLIFFIEKFLFSRGDGGYEHNHFVLSISALIGLSVHALFDGFALAVGSADKALGEVVFISIITHKVSEAFALGSLLNLAAIPRSKIFLFVLLFAAMTPIGALVIAPLLGEQYAVFIHPLTGIATGTFLYIATGELLPEAFHSRKNRLINLLLLLTAVAMMTLISFEAESAHLHD; translated from the coding sequence ATGAATAGTGAGCTTTTGCAACAGACCGGATTGCTTTTTCTCGTCACTATCGTCGGAGGGATGATTCCCTTCGTACGGCGATGGTCTGATGAAGCACTCCACATGTTTTTGGCTATTGGAGCCGGAGTGTTTCTCGGAGCCGTTTTTGTCCACCTGCTTCCTGAAGTTATGTCCCACGATTTGCCCAAAGAGACCGGGATCGCTGTTCTTTTTGGATTTCTGTTGATATTTTTTATTGAGAAGTTCCTGTTTAGCCGAGGCGATGGAGGGTATGAACATAACCATTTCGTGTTGTCGATCTCAGCACTTATTGGATTGTCCGTGCATGCCTTGTTCGATGGTTTTGCCCTTGCGGTGGGGTCAGCGGATAAGGCGCTTGGTGAAGTAGTTTTCATCTCCATAATTACCCATAAAGTGTCCGAGGCTTTTGCGCTGGGGTCGCTTTTGAACCTTGCGGCAATTCCTCGTTCAAAAATATTTCTGTTTGTTTTGCTGTTTGCGGCGATGACACCAATTGGCGCGTTGGTGATAGCTCCGTTGTTGGGGGAGCAATATGCGGTGTTTATCCACCCCCTTACCGGAATAGCAACTGGCACTTTTCTCTATATTGCCACCGGAGAACTCCTGCCAGAGGCTTTTCATTCGCGTAAAAACCGCCTGATTAATCTGCTGCTGCTGCTCACGGCAGTAGCGATGATGACGCTAATTAGTTTTGAAGCTGAATCCGCTCACCTGCATGACTAA